A region of the Nostoc sphaeroides genome:
TGCATAGTTAGCGGTACTGGTTCAGTTAACGCCAGCGACTCTGGATTAAAATTGTTAGCGATCGCGCGAGTGTTCACGGCAGTCAATTAGGAGCTTTAAACTAGATCCTCCCTCAAATTTGCCTCCCTGTACACCTTTCAGCCGTTATGTGGTGCGAGAACATCATTTCTCTCCACCCATTTGCGCTACAAAGCGTTCCAAACCTAGATATTGTGTCTGTGTCTGCACTTTGGTCTGATTGCTACTTTAGTTTCTTGGCCAAATTAGCTAAACGAGTAATGCTAGAGCGAATGTTACCTGCTTCCTTGCGACTCTTCAGCCGTTTTTTGGCTTCTTTTAGTACTTGTTTCATGACTGTATCTTTATCTTGGCAGGTAACATAAAAAGCCTCCAAGAGCGTTTCAACTGTTATCTTTTCTTGGTTGCATAGTTCATCAAGTTCTTGCTTGATTGCCATTTCTAAACGTACAGGTACTCTAGGCGCAATTTCCGGCAAGTTCCGTAGTTGCTCTTCTAATAAAGTGAGTTCAGAAACCGAGCTATCAGCAGTCGATGGCATATCAGGAGTAGGAGAACCCTGTTGTTGTGGAGCTAACACATCTTCTCGTGGTGCAACTGTTGGTGCAACCGCTCTATTTCTGATTTCGTCTAGAATATTCATCTTTTCACCTAATAGTAAAATTTATTACACTGGTTCTAAGGGAATTAATTTGGCATATTCTTCTGGCAAAGCTGGCTTGAGTCGTTGAGCTAAAACGTGAATCGCATATTCCAGATTGGGCTGTCCCAAGTCTGTTGGCGCAACCCGTTGATTGATGGCATTTTTGAATACATCCGATTCCAAAATATGCGGCAACATCAACTCCGAACCCACCAACTGCCGCATGGTATCAATACTGGTTTTAGTAGCGGTTGTTGGATGCAAACCAGTCCACCGAGCGCGAAAAGGCACTATACCCAGTAGTTCACCATAAGGTAGCGCTGCAAAAAATTCTTTAATTAATTCCATAGTCCGCAACAGCGATTGCACTCCCTTGACGTTTGACTCTGCTGGAATCACCCATCTATCGCCAGCACCCAAGGAAGTTTGTGCTAGATGTGAACGTTCTGGGGGTGGGTCTACAATTGCCACGCCAAAATTACTCACAATTGGTTGCAGGCGATTCCTTAAAATAAACAGACTTAAGCCACTGGAAGCTAATTTATAGTTGGCGCTCTCCAAGCCATCATCGGAAGGAATTAAGAACAGGTTGGTATTGTTAATGGTACGGTCGCCCAGTTTTACGTCAGGTACAGACGCAATGGCATCAAGAATTTTTGTTTTCTCTTCCGGTTGTGTCAGAACTTCCAGTAATGTTGGGGTATCAGGCTGCACTTGTACCCCTAAAAAACTGGTCAAGCTAGATTGAGGGTCGCAATCCACAAACAAAACGGGAATTCCTAAGCGCCCCAAATACCTCCCCAGCATCAAGGCTACCGTAGACTTTCCCTGACCTCCAGCCAAGCCCAAGGAGACGACTGTTGGCGGATTTGGCATAAAGCAATTACATAAAATTACTAAAGTACAATGTCACAAATATACTAATTTACTTTTGTAGAATTGTACTATAGTGCAATTTAACTTTTGTACAAAAGTTAAATTGTATTTTAGTTAAAGTATAATTCTCCAGACCAAATGAACCAACCATAAACCCCAAGTAGTCTGGATGTGTTGGAAAATATAGATATTGCAGTAAAGCAGAACCAACCATGACTGAAGCAAAGTCTACTCGTACAGTACACCGGGGAAGAATCTTCCCCGAAATCCAGTGGACAGAAGAACAGAAAGCCAAACGTCGAGCAGAACGCTCTGATTTTCATCAACGTAGCCAGGTGATTTTTGACCGCGTTAAGCCAGAGTACATCCAAACTCATTACAACTGGTATATGGTTGTTGAACCAGAAAGTGGAAACTATTTTATTGATCGTGACGAAGAAGTAGCTATGCTTTTGGCACGCCAGAAGCACCCCGGTACTGTACCATTGTTTCTCTTCCGAATTAATGAAACAGGGGTTTCTGGAACTATATGATACATGGTTTGTTCGGCAATGATGACGAGCTGGTTTTTGAGATTGAGCTTATTGGTGCAGATGGATTAGAACTACCAGTTGATGTGATTTTAGATACAGGATTTTCTGGCTGGTTAGCTATTGACGAACAAGACTTACAAGGACTGGATTGGATTTACGTGCAGACACGAGCGCTGCGAACCGCACGGGGGGAAGCAGATTTTAATATTTATGCAGGTCTTGTAAGAATCGACGGGCAAACTTTTGATATTCCTGTTCATGTGGGTGAAGGAGTGTCAGAAGTTTTACTTGGTCGTCAGTGGTTAAAAACTCGGCGGTTGGTGGTGGATATGCCGTCATTGGTGTTAACGCTGGGATAATAGCGTCAACGGTATCCCAAATACGGTACATCCATTTTTAGAGTTCAAACACCTTCTGTCAAGAAGATAGCCTAACCGCCCCAAAACCTTAATTTGACGTGAGGCTACACAACGGCTCTAACCCCCATGATGGCGATCGCATGATAAAACTTTAAAGCGGTTTTACTCACCCGTTTTTAACTTTGGTTTTGGTTTTGGTAATGGTTTGGTACGCGGCACAGAGGTATTATCCTGACTAGTCGCTTTTGACTTACCTTTCTTTGGTGCAGGTGGTGCTGCTGCTCTTTGCGCCTTCTTAGCTGCAAGTTGGACTGTGGCTTTATCAGTTTTTGAGGCTTTGAGAAATCTGGGTGCAGCTTCTTGTGGTAGCGCAGTCAGTGCAACAAAACCGAAGACATCACGCCCCGGCAGAAATTTTGCCTTACATGTGACAAATACGGCACGTCCTTGTTGCTCTTTCTCCAATTTGGGATTAAATCTGAAGGGATTTATGGGTGCATCCTTCCATAGCAAGGGGATATGACTAGCCTTCATGAATTTCACCTTTCGGGCAGGTTCGGCCTGCTTAATAAATTCGAGTCTTTCATTAGAGAAATTTCGGAACACGGAGATACAGGGAGTAGAGCAGACAGGAATGAACTGCCATAATCCTGATAATTTAAACTCCAGGTCTTCTAACTCCCCTGAAACTGCATCTAGTTTTCGCCCTCTGTCAAAGCCCACTAACTGAAAAGCGAGGCGATGCGGTTGCTCTCTGCGGGGAAAGTGAATTGCCTTTGGATAAACAACCAAACGCTGATTCTGGTTGCCAGTATTTTCTATTTCCTTCTTGAGAGCGTTTAATACATCCCATTGTCGCTTCGAGTAGTAAAGTGGGTATTCATAGCTACCGATAGTAACAGTGCTTTGTCCATCAGTAGTAAAATTGACCGACCCAGTAATTACCCCAACAGCTTGAAATATTGCTGCTGGCGATTCAATTTCTGTTGATGTTGACGTATCAACATTTACTTGCTCTTCATCCGTAGGGGTTTCAACTGTCGGTACTGCTTGGGTTGACTCCGACGAGGTAAATTCGGCAGATGCCATGATTATTGTTAATAGGGGAGAAATCGCGGTCTAATTCAATCTTAATTGTCTACAAGCGATGGATCTGAACCGACAAGCCTCGACACGAAGCTCCTATTATTAGTTGCCCCACTGCTCCAAAAACTCCAGTTCGCTAACATCAATGAGATTTAATCCACCCGCCGCAGCACCAGGACGCAATTTGGAAGCAGCAGTGAGAGGCTCTCCAGTTCGGGCACAAACCAAAAGCACTTTATCACTACCACAGGAAACCCAAGAGATTTTATATTCTTCACCGTTAGAAATAAGCCTCACCCGATCTCCTCTAACCGGCTGGCGGGTGGTGACGGATAGTGAAGGCTGTGGTGAAGGAGTTGATGGAGTTTTGCCCAAACTTTCTACATAATCCGTTTTTTCAACCTCTTTCCCTTCTGAGTTCAATGATTCGCGATCGCTTGACTCAAACACAAGTGGTTGGGACACAGGGATAGGACAGGCTTCTAAGTCCGACGGGGCAAGAGTTAGAGGCTTTTCTAGTTCGGGGCTGTCCCATTCTGTCCCATCTAAAACTAAACTTTCTAAATTTGATGTGTGTTGTGTTGTTTCACCAGTGCTATCTAAATTTGAAAAAGTTTTGTCTAAAAGAATAGGACAGGATGGGACAATAGGCTGTAACTCTTGCTGAATATAACTTTGAGCCTGTCCTATTCCTGTCCCATCCCCTAACTGTGTTTCGCTCTGGGTAATTGACTCAAGAGTAGGCTGTGTCAGGGTTTGAGTGCTGTCCCCTCCTGGTGTCCTATCGTCTGGTTTAATCCACAGATAAACACGTTTCCCGTTAACAATAATTGATGGGCTAATTAGGAGCAACAAATCAAGAAAGCCGCCCTTGGTCAAAAAAATTAGTGGGGATGTGTTGATAGCAGGGAGTTCAGCCACGGTTTAACTCGCTCTGCAAATCATCAAAGTCAACAGCGAAGACATCCACTTGTTCACGGGCTAGGACGGCTAGAAAGTCTCGGCGGTTTAACCCAGCAACGTTGGCTGCTTTCTCCATTGAGATTTCCTGCTTCTGATACCAGTAAATAGCAGCAGCGAGGCGCATATCACGCACAAACTCTTCTGGACTCAGGCGACGGGCGCTAAACACGGATTCTGGCAGGTTAATCGTGACATTAGACATGATTTATGTCCTAAATTGCTGCATTAATAATATCAACCATTTCTTTTTAAAAGCGATCGCTGCTAAGGCAGTGCGCTTGTTGTGCTACCACCAACCACCGAGTAGATAACACCCGCTAGTTGTCTGGGTTTAGGCGAGAGTAACTTACTTGGGTAAGGGATTTTAGTTTACTAATAATCTACAAGTATATTAATCTTGCAACTTATTTAAATAATTATCTTACTCTAACTTAATTAATTTACTACTGTAATTTACTTAATTGATAATAGCTCCAAACTGCTTGCCTTATTCCGTCTAGGTCAGACACTAATTACGGTTTAGACGTTTATAGTCAGACACTTTTTAATTTTAGTAACTTACTTTAATTTTCTTAACTTAGTACAGTAAGCTGCCCAACGCAATTAGTAAATTACTATTAACATAACAGTATATTAATTTAATTTGTTTTAAATTTAACGTAACTGACTTTAAATTACCAATACAGAACAAGCCGTGTATGGCAACTAAAGACTGGTTAGACAATCACGCTAAAGTTACGGCATACCTTGATTTCAGCCTCTACGCTAGTTTAGAGAAGTGGATGAAAACACACAAAATAAAAAAAGCGTCTCAAGCTCTCACAATTATACTTGAGCATTACTTAGAGGGCAATATTCCGATTGAAGTGATGCCAGAGAACCTAGAACTTGAGGTAAAGCAGCTTAAGGTGAAAACCACCGAAATTGATAGTCTAGAGGCAACCGTAGCCGAGCAACAAAGGGAATTCAATGATGAGATTAACTCGCTTAGGACAGAAATTGATGGGCTACGGCAAGCCCTAATAAACGCGGGATTATCATCTCTTAGAGAGAAGGTAGAGGACATACCCAGAGGCAAAATCAAATTCTCATATTCTGATCATGATGCTAAACAGGGGCTAACTAAGACTGACCTGTGTGAGCGGATAAATATCAACGGCAGTCAAATCAATCAATGGGCAACGATGCTTAACCTAGACCCTGATGAGTACCTGTTTGAGTTGACTGGGTGGAAGAAACCCCTTCAGGCTCGGCGATATTTTCCCGTGTTGGAGAACGACCAGAAATAAGCTGCAAAAACTAGCCCTAAACACTGGTCACACTAGCTAATTTGTGATACAAACGAACTATCTCTTATCAATTTGATAGCCCTTTTGATTTGCCCAAAATCTCCATTTTGCTCTCCAGCGAACGCATAAATTTACGCATCAAAATCAATCGGCTTACCGTTGAAATGGTTGTAAATAGACTCTGGGTTAAACCAGCTTGGCAGTGTGCGCTCTGCATCCAGATATTCCTCACCGTTGTCATCAAGCAATCCGCGAACAATCTTGACTCTGGACAGTGGTGTTTTCCCGTTAGCTGAGAATTTTTGAATGAGAATAGTACCTGCCTCCCTCATGGCTTGCGTACCTTCGGGATAGCTTGAATTCGTGTCATTGTGGGTAATACCAGTAACATGAACTTTTGCTTTCCTAGTGTCTGTAAGATGCAGTTTATAAAATTTTTCTGCGGGTTCACCAATCAATGATTTCAGATTGGTGTACTCATCAATCAGCACTTGTTCGGGCGTAATCTTTGCGGGTTGCTCTAAATCATTTTTACCTTTAATTCTTAATAGCCAATGCTCACACAGACTATCAAGCGCAGTGCCTATCTCTGTCTCTGACTCGGCAATATTTTGAGTATCAAGATATCGCCATGCTTTAGAGTTATCCCCAGTCGCGTGACGGTCAATTAAGTAGTAGATGGGAATCCCTAAGCAATGCTTTCTAACAAGGGCTATAGCCGCGCTTGTGTAAGTTTTACCTGACCCCTGGCGACCGATTAACCACAGTGGTGTTAAGTTGTCGATAATCTTCCACAACCAGCCGGACTCATGAGCCTTAAGCGCTTCTATAAGCTCAGTTGCTCGTTGCTGATCAACAGATTGCTGATTGTCACTGCTTGCGATCGCTCCTTTGGTTTTACCCTCAATCTTGCCGCGTTCCTGGTCAGCTTTCGCCCTGTCTCGAAGGTTCTCAGCAATGGTTTTATCCATCACAGAATGATTAACAGCACGGGCTTTCATAAAGTCCTCTAGCTGAATACGTGCCTTAGCGCGTTCGTTTTCCTCATCCGTTAGCCCCAATTCTTTACGAGAATGAACGTCTAGGTCAGTTAATCCATCTTTCAAGCGTTCAGTGTAAAGCTGGGTTGAATGCTGCTTAATCTCACGTTTGTGCTTATTTTGATGCCAAGTTGCATAGTCGCCAGTCTTTTCGAGTTCCCCCAGTTCATAGTCCGTGCGCTTGAGGCGTTGCGAACGCACGAGCAAACAACCCACGACACCCCATAGCCCAATAACCGCAATCCCGTATCCAAGCAACTGATTAGGGTTATCTGTGGGCAAATCACGCACCCATTGAATAGCATCGCCCTTATAGGGAATGATGCTGCCATACAGTCCGTAGCGCTGCCATTCTTCAGTAAGGACAAAACGCGGCTGGTTGCAAAAACGCTTGTCCAAAGCTATTTGACTGTGTACGCCGTTTGCTGACCTTGGGCAAAATTGAATTTGTGTCAGATCGTAAGGCTGACGTGTTTGCGATGTTGCAAGCCCGATGATTGCGGCTACACCACACACACCAGCCAGCGCTAACTCGAAAACACCTTGTTTCATTCCCGCCCCTTAAAAATAATTGCAATGGAACCGATGAATAAAGCCAACGCGACTGCAATACTTAGCCAAGGGTCTGACTGTGGATTCTGTTTTTCAATGGTTTGGATGTCTTGGCTAATCTGCGTGACTGTTTCTTTAGTCAAATTCTCAAAATATTGATGGTCTTTGACTGCTAACCAAGTTGTGATACCTGCAAACACCAAGCCACCAGCAGTTTTGAAAACGTTTTGCATATTATCTACCTCTAGTCCATCACTGTTGTAATTAACTCTCAAGCCCGTTAGCCCAGCGAGAGAGCCAACGCTGCATATAGAAAATGAGAGCGAAATTGCCAGCCAGAGATTAACGCTACCGCCAGTTATTAATAGATATTTAGCTATAAAGAATCCCGTAGAGTTTAGCGACCAGCCGACAAAGAATCTAGTCAATTTTTCAGTTGTATTGATAACATCTTTGCGGTGCTGCTTGCGCGATTCCAGGTGTGATATCAAGTCTTTTGGTAATGGCGTATCTGGGGCGATTTCGCTTACTAATTCTTCTTGTGACTCTTCAATGTCGTATGTCATATTAGCGTCAGGATATTTACTTGCCCGACAGTCACTTTATGTGGTGGATGTCGGGCTTTAACTATCAGAAACCTAGCAGGGCATCCTTAATTTTTTGTACAATTGAGCGCCCTGCATATTGTTTTTTAGGTTTAAAGTCATCACGAGCGTTATCACCCATTTCTAAGTAATACTTGCCCACTTCTCTATCATGTTGTAGGTCAATTGTTTGTTGTCTAATATCGGTCTGTAATTCCGTCTGCAACATCTTGTATTCACCGTCAACTTGCATCATGTGTTTATCCACCCACGCCTTGAGCAATAGATGGTCTGTTGCTTGTTGATGGCGCAGCGCTTCTTTCTCCTTGGATGAAGTGAAATCAAGCTTCATCTCTTCTAGGATATTTGCTAGATGAGTGTCAGCTAAAATCGCTGATTGCACTGCTCTTTCAATCTTTTCGCCGCTAACACCAGCTTGCTTGTAGATGTCGCTCAGGACTACGTTTAAGTCCTCAGTCCCCTTGATAGCAGCTAACATCTGCTCTCTCACCTGTGGGGCAAATTCACTAATCTTCGCCCCGTCATTACCCATTTGCCCTATTAGCTTTAGGGCTGATTTATCGCCTGTTAGCGCTCTGACTACTAAGTTGGTAGATGTATTGAATTTAGTTTTTAATTGACGTTCTAGGTGGCGTGATTTGGAAGTTACCAGATTCTTTAGCTTCATTGAACTTTTCACAGCGATATTCCTTCTCTGGGGTAAAGATTTGATTGCAGTGATACTCCATTCGCCTTACATATTGCTCAATATTTGACTTTCGTTTGAGATATTGCTGATAGCTTGAATGCTCTAGCATTGGCAGATACAAGCAGCTATACAAGGGTAAAATCACAGCACCGAGCGCACATAAACTAACAGCAATTCTTGAGAAGTAGCTCATTCTAGAAGAGCGAATTACCAAGCACTCAAGCAGCGTCAAGTTATCGCTATTGAGCCGCGTTGAGCCTTGCGAGGATTGAGAATTGGGTGCTTTTAATGTTTTGGCGGATGACTCCCATATCCGCTTTCATGTCTCCTGAGAAGTTGTTAACTTTTTGGTTCAATCTAGAAGCCCTGTTGCTTACGTGTTCTCGCAAGTCTTGGGCGTTAGTTTCAAATGATTGCTCAATAACATCAAATTTCTGATCAACGTAGTTCTTGATTGCAGCCGTTACAGTACTGATAAATTGGCTGTAGTCGGTAAAGGTGTCGTCAACCTCGGATGCGATACTTAATGTTTCTTGTTCAGTTAACTCAAACCCCAGCGCCGATGATTGGGCTGTTACAAAGGAACGCTTATCTGAGCTAGTTACAGTGATGCTGTTAATCTCAGGTTCGGCGATTGTAAGCTGACTCTTATCAAGTTCTGGGTCAGCTTGTGCATCTTCTACTTGTGAGAGAAATTTTTCTTCAACGAGTTCATCAACGAAAGATAATTGGCTTGTCGCTTTAACTTTCAGATAGTCAACGGCTTGGCTTAATTGGTCTTTGGTGGGATTATCAAGGTCATCGCACTCGACAGCGATCGCTGCCGACGTATAATCGTCTTTAGTGAATCCTTGATAACCCTGTTTGTACAAACGAGCGCGGACATTGTTAGTAAATTTGTCAGACATGGTAATTGCTCCTTATAGGGCTAGTGTTAAAACTTCGATGGTTGCGGATTTCATCGTTTGCTTACGCTTGTTGATTGCCCATTTAGCAGCAACAAACGCGACAAGGGCCAAATCTTTGCTGTGATAGGTGCTATGAGCGCTGTAAGACAGACCGACTTGACTAAACCAGTAGTAACGGGTGCTTGATGGTACGTCGTCAAGATTGATTTTTAGATAGTTTGCCAAAGCAGATAGTGCTTCAATACCGCTATAGCCGCCTGAGGACGAATAAAAATGCTTGAATGCTTGCCAACGCTCCTCAAATCCCTCACTGGTTGGACTTAACGCACCATAGCGCCGTTTAAGTCCCGCAAATGTTTCAACTATGGTTTCTGCCGACTCTGATTCAACCCTCAAGCTAAAACGCTGCTTGAGAAAAGACACCACCCGATACCAAGTCTCGTCTGAGATTGTCTTGCCTAACACTCGCTCATAAATCTGTCTAAGCTGACGATACTTAGCTAAATACTTCTTTGTTGCCACGTTACCTCTGTAATCTTGTTTAAGTGTGTATAAAATCTACCGACTGCCCGGACATTCTCAGGTATTTGACTAGCCCCCAAGATTGATTCAGAGTTATGGATAAGCCCCTCTTCTTAGAGGCTGTCAATAACCTTAGAAAATAACTTTTTAGAAGCCTTTTAGTCGTTGCACTCAATGGCTATAACCACGTAATAACAAAGCGCTTACCGATTCAAGACTTACTGAATTATCGATTTTACCCCCGTAAAAACGCCCCTTTTGGACTAGTTGACGCGCTTGTACCAAAGCCTTTGTCAGTTACGTACAGCAATAGATGTTACTAAGGGTTAGAACAAGGTCAACTGTATTGAATTCTTAGTTATCTCTGCTGTGTGCTGTTTATATAAGCTCGGCACTTCGTAGCAGCGCCTTAGCACTTTGTCCCGATTGAGCTTTAAGTCAGCACTCTTAGACTGACGCGGTAAAGGACGGAAATAGTACTGGGTGTATCTGATACTGTCGCTACTGGTTAAATATCTGTACAGGGTTCCATTAATCCAGTAAGTCTTGCTCTGGCTCAATAGCGTGACGCATCCTACAAGCTCTTTATCAATCATCATTTTTATCTCCCGCGACACACGCACCCGTCAAGCTTGCACCCAGGAAGACCGCAAGAGATGCGAATCGCACTTCCTTCAAAAATTTTGGCGTTGTAAATCCATGTGGGTTGATATTCCTCGCCTCTGCTTGACTCAATCCGGTCAAAGCCGTGACAAAAGATAGCACCAACTACCATAAAACTAGTAGTTACCAAGCTCACAATTGCTACTGATGACGCTCCATTAAGTATGAATGAGTTAATCTTTTCACGCCAATTCTTCACACGGCGAATGTGCATTACTGGCTTCTGTTCTAGATATGAATGCCACTGGTCATCAGTAAAATTTGTGGGCTTGTAATCACAAGGGTCGTGTTCGTCCAATAGTTCGCCTACTGCTTGGATTGCATCGCCTAGCATCACATCTGGGGAGTATTCTAGTTGTCTGAATTCCTCTGAATCTCGGATTTCTCTGAGCCAGCGATCTATTGCTTCTAACCTTCGTAATTGATTTTGATTAAGCATTGTTCTCTGAAGGGGTAGTTCGTTGATTGCTTCTAAGTTGCGTAAATTAATATGCATGAATCCTCGCTCGTGATGCTCCCACGCACAATTACCGCGACCGCATATATAGAGCGGACGCAATACAGATAACCTGTGTTTATAGCTAGATAACTGTGTCCGGGCTATTGACGTATCGATAACCCGGACACTATGATATTAACTACAACCGCTTATTAATGTCAAGCGTTCATTAGTATAAATCGATTTATATTTACTAACGGTTGGAAATTAGCAATGATAAATGGTTGTATTGATAACCGTTTATTGTTACTGAATGCCTATAAGGAACAAAGTCAAGAAATTTGTAGACGGTTTGGGGATTACTCGCTATCGCTTTCAAAAAGATACGGGCATAGCACCCAGTACCGCTTACAACTTATACGATAATCCTGATTGGATACCACAAGTTACAGCTTTAAACAAAATCTGCGATTTTTACCGTGTCCAACCCAGCGAGTTAATTTACTGGGTTCCACCAGAAGAAATTAAAGAAGACAAGGAGGATAGATGACCAACGCCGTCTCAGTAAGGCATGAAACTGGGTGCAATATCCAAGAGCCACAGGGCAAGGATATGAGAGAGACGAGAGGGCAGACAGTTAGCCAAATGTTTGCCCCGTGTTCCAATCAAGAAACCCGCTCGGACGGGAATCTAAGCGGGTTTCTTGATTATTTGGCTGTACACAAACGGTAACTCCGAAACGAATTGTCTGTGGTAGGACTTTTCGGAACCGCGATCGCTGGCTCTATGATAAGCGGCTCTGCGTTCGCGTTGCAAGGGAGTTATCCGAAATATTACAAATACTTCGGAATGTTACACAATGAACTCTCAAAATGTAGAACAAGCGCACGGCTACATAGTGCAGGACGACAGAGATGATTTTAATTTTATTTTTGTCCACAAAGAATTAGACGATTTTGGGCTTGATCCGTATTCATTTCGCATATATAGCCGAATCGTAAGACGTGCTGGTAAGGGAGAAGCCTTTGAAAGCAATAAGAACATGGCGATAGGTTGTCGGATGTCGGAAGCGCAGGTCAAGCGATCGCTAAAGACTCTAGCGACACAT
Encoded here:
- a CDS encoding ParA family protein, producing MPNPPTVVSLGLAGGQGKSTVALMLGRYLGRLGIPVLFVDCDPQSSLTSFLGVQVQPDTPTLLEVLTQPEEKTKILDAIASVPDVKLGDRTINNTNLFLIPSDDGLESANYKLASSGLSLFILRNRLQPIVSNFGVAIVDPPPERSHLAQTSLGAGDRWVIPAESNVKGVQSLLRTMELIKEFFAALPYGELLGIVPFRARWTGLHPTTATKTSIDTMRQLVGSELMLPHILESDVFKNAINQRVAPTDLGQPNLEYAIHVLAQRLKPALPEEYAKLIPLEPV
- a CDS encoding aspartyl protease codes for the protein MIHGLFGNDDELVFEIELIGADGLELPVDVILDTGFSGWLAIDEQDLQGLDWIYVQTRALRTARGEADFNIYAGLVRIDGQTFDIPVHVGEGVSEVLLGRQWLKTRRLVVDMPSLVLTLG
- a CDS encoding UPF0175 family protein, which encodes MSNVTINLPESVFSARRLSPEEFVRDMRLAAAIYWYQKQEISMEKAANVAGLNRRDFLAVLAREQVDVFAVDFDDLQSELNRG
- a CDS encoding helix-turn-helix domain-containing protein; amino-acid sequence: MPIRNKVKKFVDGLGITRYRFQKDTGIAPSTAYNLYDNPDWIPQVTALNKICDFYRVQPSELIYWVPPEEIKEDKEDR